From Triticum aestivum cultivar Chinese Spring chromosome 4A, IWGSC CS RefSeq v2.1, whole genome shotgun sequence, a single genomic window includes:
- the LOC123085747 gene encoding protein FAR1-RELATED SEQUENCE 5-like — translation MDEETSFTADDNGTNDVGRTDNDHSNEEDDSSDNDSWSSYDILPSEDFSNNEHGADSENEDVDVGNEQNNFEESWADNLSQEGSDGPDGGDDEAEMDIEEAQYQQRVLETHWKVMAMTFRSQGDAYIFYNRHAKEHGFSIRREKVKRGKGASGIIRFRRFVCSRAGRRQRKFITMEGRTRRLRPETRCECGAQMVVKLDRARGVWFVASFVDDHNHAMARPDEVPFLWSHRRIGDGTRAEILAMQGAGIRKHIIVDNFISRYGSYDKCGLIRRDVYNLCCREKMKLIAKGDAETAVGIMRSRQAKDPDFFFEYELDKEGRLKCMFWCDAQSRRDYQDYGDVVVFDSTYKMNRYGMPFVPFVGVNNHRCTTVFGCAIVSDETEATYVWLLQTFMRANCQQKPKSIITDGDAAMLRAIRSVLSDVLHRICSWHIEKNMQRHLHYKSLDEFRSLLYYATSEENFEERWTAFVNKWKTDKTEEWLRRMYRKRRLWVASYLSDGFFLGMRSNQRSESLNSSLHLHLDYGMTIVDLVVHYENCIVRLRENEANDDCEANQKVPPAVTEYKDIEEHAAKVFTPANFYILQNDLKKMGELEIFETLVGIERQTFIVTWQNNHKFRYNVLYEPGNSEETLSCTCRRMVRKGLPCKHILFVLHHLKLSEIPKCCVLHRLSKDARDGLPAQRKSDLFGWGWSGPEERERYSQVSIKSAEAAHVAANDPFLFDELMKCLDGIIARKKIPEEELIGRRRCALIAKQAIQAEEGATGIRDPEKVSTKGAPKKGRSKGGPDVTKNGRPKDFREKKSGPLCSLCHFAGHNKATCSLNEKYRA, via the exons ATGGACGAAGAAACCTCATTTACGGCTGATGATAATGGTACAAATGATGTCGGTCGGACCGATAACGATCATAGTAATGAAGAAGATGACAGCAGCGATAACGATTCATGGTCATCATATGATATCTTACCTTCAGAGGATTTTTCAAATAATGAACATGGTGCAGACAGTGAAAAC GAAGATGTGGACGTTGGGAATGAGCAAAATAATTTTGAAGAATCGTGGGCCGATAACTTGAGCCAG GAGGGTTCAGATGGTCCCGATGGTGGTGACGACGAAGCAGAGATGGACATTGAGGAGGCTCAATACCAGCAGCGCGTGTTGGAGACACATTGGAAGGTCATGGCTATGACTTTTCGGTCACAAGGGGATGCATATATATTCTACAACAGGCACGCCAAAGAACATGGGTTCAGCATCAGGAGAGAGAAGGTGAAACGAGGGAAGGGTGCTTCAGGAATAATACGGTTCAGGCGGTTTGTCTGCTCTAGGGCAGGGAGAAGGCAGAGGAAATTCATAACCATGGAGGGTCGCACCCGCAGGCTTAGACCCGAGACTCGATGCGAGTGCGGTGCGCAGATGGTGGTGAAATTGGACAGGGCACGAGGAGTTTGGTTCGTCGCGTCAttcgtggatgatcacaaccacGCGATGGCTCGACCCGACGAGGTTCCTTTTTTGTGGTCACACAGACGGATTGGAGATGGCACGAGGGCAGAGATACTGGCTATGCAAGGGGCTGGAATCAGGAAGCATATAATTGTGGACAACTTCATCAGTAGGTACGGTTCGTACGACAAATGCGGACTTATTAGGCGGGACGTGTACAATCTTTGCTGCAGAGAGAAGATGAAGCTCATAGCAAAGGGTGATGCTGAGACGGCAGTGGGCATTATGAGGAGCAGACAGGCGAAGGACCCAGACTTCTTCTTCGAGTACGAGCTAGATAAGGAAGGGCGGTTGAAGTGTATGTTCTGGTGCGATGCACAGTCGCGGAGGGACTATCAGGACTACGGAGATGTGGTCGTGTTTGACAGCACGTATAAGATGAACAGATATGGTATGCCGTTCGTCCCCTTCGTCGGTGTTAATAACCACCGTTGCACAACAGTTTTTGGGTGCGCCATTGTTTCCGACGAGACCGAAGCGACGTATGTGTGGCTGCTCCAGACTTTTATGAGGGCAAACTGTCAGCAGAAGCCAAAGTCAATTATCACAGACGGTGACGCTGCAATGCTCCGAGCGATTCGGAGTGTCCTTTCAGATGTGCTCCATCGTATTTGCTCGTGGCATATCGAGAAAAATATGCAGAGGCACCTACATTACAAGTCACTAGATGAGTTTAGATCGCTCCTGTACTATGCCACCTCTGAAGAGAACTTTGAGGAGAGATGGACCGCCTTTGTCAACAAATGGAAGACGGATAAAACTGAAGAGTGGCTGAGGAGGATGTATAGGAAGAGGAGACTGTGGGTAGCATCATATCTTTCGGATGGCTTTTTTCTTGGTATGCGTAGTAACCAGAGGAGCGAAAGCCTCAACTCCTCCCTTCACCTTCACCTCGACTATGGTATGACCATAGTTGATTTGGTAGTGCATTATGAGAACTGCATAGTTCGCCTCCGTGAGAACGAGGCGAATGATGACTGTGAGGCCAATCAGAAAGTACCACCGGCGGTTACTGAATATAAGGACATTGAGGAGCATGCAGCCAAAGTATTCACTCCTGCTAATTTCTACATTCTGCAAAATGATTTGAAGAAGATGGGAGAACTGGAGATATTTGAGACGCTGGTGGGAATTGAGCGCCAGACCTTCATCGTCACATGGCAGAATAACCACAAGTTCAGGTATAATGTTCTGTATGAACCAGGTAACTCAGAAGAAACCTTATCATGCACGTGTCGCAGGATGGTTCGGAAAGGGCTGCCTTGCAAACATATTCTCTTTGTTTTGCATCATCTTAAATtgtctgaaataccaaagtgttgtgtCCTCCATCGGTTGTCGAAAGATGCGAGAGATGGGTTGCCAGCGCAACGCAAGAGTGATCTTTTTGGTTGGGGCTGGTCTGGGCCTGAGGAGAGAGAACGGTACAGTCAAGTGAGCATAAAATCAGCAGAAGCTGCTCATGTTGCAGCAAATGATCCCTTCTTGTTTGATGAATTGATGAAGTGCCTAGACGGTATAATAGCAAGGAAGAAGATCCCGGAAGAGGAACTCATAGGACGCAGAAGGTGTGCTCTAATTGCAAAGCAGGCAATTCAAGCGGAAGAAGGTGCAACAGGTATACGTGATCCTGAGAAAGTTTCGACGAAGGGTGCACCTAAGAAAGGCCGGTCAAAGGGTGGCCCTGACGTTACGAAAAATGGTAGACCTAAAGATTTTAGAGAGAAGAAAAGTGGTCCGTTGTGCAGTCTTTGTCATTTTGCAGGTCATAACAAGGCGACATGTAGTCTAAACGAGAA GTACCGGGCGTAG